In Methanosarcina barkeri MS, a single window of DNA contains:
- a CDS encoding DUF4405 domain-containing protein produces MRKINLNYLVDLAFFVQFALVGYSGLIMYFNHHAAGPILRLIHDKVGILMLLFFVVHIALHWRWIVLTTKNFFRKEKQTKKMGKVKLNYLVDLALFIQFALVGYSGLIMYFNHHAAGQILRLIHDKVGILMLFFFVAHIALHWRWIVFTTKNLFGRQRKIKEGEVIEANYMPVD; encoded by the coding sequence GTGAGAAAAATAAATCTCAACTATCTTGTAGACCTGGCATTTTTCGTTCAATTTGCCCTGGTCGGTTATTCAGGTCTTATAATGTATTTCAATCACCATGCTGCAGGTCCGATCTTAAGATTGATTCATGATAAGGTTGGAATCCTGATGCTTCTCTTCTTTGTTGTTCATATTGCATTGCACTGGAGATGGATAGTACTCACCACAAAGAATTTTTTCAGAAAAGAAAAACAAACCAAAAAGATGGGAAAAGTAAAACTCAACTATCTTGTGGATTTGGCATTATTCATTCAATTTGCTTTAGTGGGTTATTCAGGTCTTATAATGTATTTCAACCACCATGCAGCAGGTCAAATCCTGAGGTTGATCCATGACAAAGTTGGAATCCTGATGCTGTTTTTCTTTGTTGCCCACATTGCACTTCATTGGAGATGGATAGTGTTCACCACAAAAAATTTGTTTGGAAGGCAGAGAAAAATTAAAGAGGGTGAAGTTATTGAGGCAAACTACATGCCTGTGGACTAA
- a CDS encoding ABC transporter ATP-binding protein translates to MTLTKIIETLKTKLNASYILKSLEKAAGFSSESDNDSEIDDPGEIAKNIPYGSPARNFAKSPDSGNASKNVEVPLIKLTDVWKIYQMGEVEFAALKGINLEIYEGEFLVILGPSGSGKSTLMNLLGCLDMPSKGTVCLNSKDISELSESELTVVRGKMIGFIFQSFNLLPTLNTEENVLLPMEFQEENRQIARQKVSYLLDIVGLSNKKKNLPSQLSGGQRQRVAIARSLAVNPPIILADEPTGNLDSKTGDYILDFLDGLQKSEGKTIIIVTHDLELVKYATRIVYIRDGEIEKIETHPKNEQSMKNERGTKNEANLN, encoded by the coding sequence ATGACGCTTACCAAGATTATAGAGACATTAAAAACGAAATTAAATGCCTCATATATTTTAAAATCGCTTGAAAAAGCAGCGGGTTTCTCCAGTGAATCGGACAATGATTCCGAAATAGATGATCCAGGAGAGATCGCGAAAAACATCCCTTACGGCAGTCCAGCCCGTAATTTTGCTAAAAGTCCTGATTCAGGGAATGCCTCCAAGAATGTAGAGGTTCCACTTATCAAACTGACCGATGTCTGGAAAATTTATCAGATGGGGGAAGTTGAGTTTGCGGCCCTTAAAGGAATAAATCTTGAGATTTATGAAGGAGAGTTCCTTGTAATCCTGGGCCCCAGTGGAAGTGGAAAAAGCACGCTTATGAATTTGCTGGGCTGCCTGGACATGCCATCAAAAGGTACTGTTTGCCTGAATTCAAAAGACATCTCAGAACTAAGTGAATCCGAACTCACCGTCGTCCGAGGAAAAATGATTGGCTTCATATTCCAGAGCTTTAACCTTCTTCCAACCCTGAATACGGAAGAAAACGTGCTTTTACCTATGGAATTCCAAGAAGAAAATCGACAAATAGCCCGACAAAAAGTCTCATATCTGCTTGACATTGTCGGACTCTCAAACAAGAAAAAGAACCTTCCGTCCCAGCTTTCAGGCGGACAGAGGCAAAGAGTTGCAATAGCTCGCTCCCTGGCTGTAAACCCACCTATAATCCTGGCAGATGAACCTACAGGAAACCTGGACAGTAAAACAGGGGATTATATCCTGGATTTCCTGGACGGACTGCAGAAAAGTGAAGGTAAGACAATAATTATTGTAACACATGACCTTGAACTTGTAAAATATGCAACAAGAATTGTGTACATCCGAGACGGTGAAATTGAAAAAATCGAAACACATCCTAAAAACGAACAAAGTATGAAAAATGAAAGAGGTACGAAAAATGAAGCAAATCTAAATTGA
- a CDS encoding COG1361 S-layer family protein — protein MKKFSLLKIILMFSVFIYLGAGTALASNGNIKSASLEVNLAKQNPDAARPGEPVELTVNVQNVGNANLKDIAVTVNPEYPFSKVSGEELTKKVSYLTARQDDDDAAVLKFKLMTDANASEGTYDIDITTTAKESGSSLNTIATTKTIQLEVKGKEYAQIVTINKASIDLAQKEPLEFIITNTGNSPLKNMVVSWKDPKGVILPVYSDNTKYIKYLAAGDSVTVSYSVMADVNADPGLYTLDVNLKFEDYESNEKSIATTAGLFVGGKTDFDVSFSESDQGEVSLSVANVGNNMAYSVKVSVPDQDGYRVSGSSSTIVGNLEKGDYTIASFNIVSTQSPGVAESGGTPGVARASEKDKNVTSMGSNPLEVQIEYTDAKGERVTVNKEVELETTAGSVNAQGRGRSGSASNSSRFSSYLTYIVLIVVAVAGLFIYRRKKQVEREKESGNKKSEDQKHDSGTGSGTIRD, from the coding sequence ATGAAAAAGTTCTCTTTGCTAAAAATAATACTGATGTTTTCAGTATTCATATACCTTGGAGCTGGGACGGCACTTGCCTCTAATGGGAACATAAAATCCGCATCTTTGGAAGTAAACCTAGCTAAACAGAACCCTGATGCTGCCCGTCCTGGAGAACCTGTTGAACTCACAGTCAACGTGCAAAATGTAGGAAACGCTAACCTGAAAGACATCGCTGTCACAGTTAACCCTGAATATCCTTTCAGTAAGGTTTCCGGAGAAGAACTAACAAAAAAGGTCTCCTACCTGACTGCACGGCAGGATGATGATGATGCAGCAGTCCTCAAGTTCAAGCTTATGACAGATGCAAATGCATCGGAAGGCACATATGATATCGATATAACCACCACTGCTAAAGAAAGCGGATCCTCATTAAACACGATTGCCACAACAAAAACCATCCAGCTCGAGGTAAAGGGTAAAGAGTACGCGCAGATTGTTACCATAAACAAAGCAAGCATTGACCTGGCACAGAAAGAACCTCTGGAATTCATAATAACAAATACCGGAAACTCACCTCTGAAAAATATGGTAGTTTCCTGGAAAGACCCAAAAGGGGTAATTCTGCCGGTATATTCGGATAATACAAAGTACATCAAGTATCTGGCTGCAGGTGACTCCGTAACCGTATCTTACTCGGTAATGGCAGATGTAAATGCAGATCCTGGACTCTACACTCTGGATGTAAACCTCAAATTTGAAGATTATGAATCGAATGAGAAAAGCATTGCTACCACAGCAGGGCTTTTCGTTGGTGGGAAAACTGATTTTGATGTTTCTTTTTCAGAAAGTGACCAAGGAGAGGTTTCTCTTTCAGTTGCAAATGTGGGCAACAACATGGCTTATTCCGTGAAAGTTTCGGTCCCTGATCAGGACGGTTACAGGGTATCAGGAAGCTCTTCAACGATTGTTGGAAACCTTGAGAAAGGGGACTATACAATTGCATCTTTCAATATTGTGAGCACACAGAGTCCTGGAGTGGCTGAAAGTGGAGGAACACCAGGGGTTGCAAGAGCAAGCGAGAAAGATAAAAATGTAACTTCCATGGGTTCCAATCCCCTGGAAGTCCAGATCGAATATACGGATGCAAAAGGAGAAAGAGTAACTGTTAATAAGGAAGTAGAACTCGAAACAACTGCCGGAAGTGTGAATGCACAGGGGCGAGGAAGATCAGGATCGGCAAGTAACAGCAGTAGATTCAGTTCATATCTGACTTATATTGTTTTAATAGTGGTTGCAGTAGCAGGGTTATTCATTTACCGCAGAAAAAAACAGGTCGAACGCGAGAAAGAATCCGGAAATAAAAAGTCTGAAGACCAGAAGCACGACTCAGGAACAGGTTCAGGGACAATTCGAGATTGA
- a CDS encoding ABC transporter permease has translation MRNSTYLKMGLNMLVHSKLRSWLTIIGIVIGIGSVVGILSLGDAMQEQVQSRLAEMDLTKITISPGYIKASSNMPGPPGMRGSSTDAELTDDDIEALQGLDGIQYIAGQISGSESVIYAAQNATLSITGVDPQVWRYMTTLKTQSGRLLEPADKYVAVIGSVVASGVYDQEIGVNQVITVNGKAVRVVGILEEEGGRGDRSIYMPLDGAVNLLDDAEEGVYDSITVKARSEDLVDELMEDIVDKLMVSRHIIQVDDRDFSVTASKSMAESVTEMTSSMTLFLGAIAAVSLLVGAVGIANTMFTSVLEKTKEIGTMKAIGSKNRDILMIFLFNSAMVGLVGGILGDILGACVSTLFPVLGLQMMRGRGSDTFEVYFAPDLMAFGLLLAVLIGVISGIIPAYRASKLKPVDALRYE, from the coding sequence ATGAGAAACTCAACGTACCTGAAAATGGGCCTGAACATGCTTGTGCATAGCAAACTCCGAAGTTGGCTGACCATTATTGGAATAGTTATAGGGATCGGATCTGTTGTTGGCATCCTCTCCCTTGGAGATGCTATGCAGGAACAGGTGCAGAGCAGGCTTGCCGAAATGGATCTGACGAAAATAACCATAAGTCCAGGATATATCAAAGCGTCATCCAACATGCCTGGCCCTCCTGGGATGAGGGGTTCATCAACAGATGCTGAATTGACAGATGATGACATTGAAGCTCTCCAGGGTCTGGATGGAATACAGTACATAGCTGGCCAGATATCGGGTAGTGAATCAGTGATTTACGCAGCGCAAAATGCAACTCTCTCAATTACAGGTGTGGACCCCCAGGTCTGGAGGTATATGACTACCTTGAAAACACAATCTGGAAGATTGCTTGAACCGGCTGATAAATATGTTGCTGTTATAGGAAGCGTGGTTGCAAGTGGAGTTTATGACCAGGAAATAGGGGTCAACCAGGTAATAACTGTAAACGGTAAAGCCGTGCGAGTTGTTGGTATCCTGGAAGAAGAAGGTGGACGTGGAGACCGAAGCATTTACATGCCGCTCGATGGGGCAGTAAACCTGCTTGATGACGCAGAAGAAGGTGTTTATGATAGCATCACGGTGAAAGCCAGGAGTGAAGATCTGGTTGATGAACTGATGGAAGATATCGTGGACAAACTCATGGTTTCAAGACACATTATTCAGGTAGATGACAGAGACTTTTCCGTGACAGCTTCTAAATCTATGGCTGAGTCTGTTACCGAAATGACGAGTTCAATGACCCTGTTTCTTGGAGCTATTGCAGCCGTATCCCTGCTTGTAGGAGCCGTCGGGATTGCAAACACGATGTTCACCTCCGTCCTGGAAAAGACAAAAGAGATCGGGACCATGAAAGCCATTGGGTCAAAAAACAGGGATATCCTCATGATTTTCCTCTTTAATTCCGCAATGGTTGGTCTTGTTGGTGGTATCCTTGGAGATATTCTTGGAGCTTGTGTTTCAACTCTCTTCCCTGTGCTAGGTCTGCAAATGATGAGAGGAAGAGGGTCAGACACTTTCGAAGTTTATTTTGCCCCTGACCTGATGGCTTTCGGGCTTCTCCTGGCAGTTTTAATAGGGGTGATCTCAGGAATCATCCCTGCATACAGGGCTTCAAAGTTAAAACCAGTAGATGCACTGAGATACGAATAA
- a CDS encoding transglutaminase domain-containing protein: protein MRKINLILTAALILAIFLCTGASARNVEIGSSPEYRNTLDWVFVEPQNLEVQYCSFVSTVESRVHEFQNSNSRFTLSPGERNRNMPQNFQPTYNNGRPQQLPPTVSREDSSKGTSPDMRSRSFLDEQYITQQNTSYYQSCVTPYADAVTSYLEENGLDDKYEIYQAALSWTWVSDETLNGVDEKWLTPTEFLDETPAYSSNPDYGEPVSDCEEQANTLASLLIASGEYNESTVRVAIGKVDFGNTSGGHAWVEVYENGEWFPLDPTEGPYYDDDNCSIVSADVSDIDYDEYLESTYPAVRVWYYYNNKYFMEVGKQNGDVPVFWAEQPESYSGKQNGDAQMFRNEQLGGYPD from the coding sequence ATGAGAAAAATTAATCTAATTTTGACAGCTGCCCTTATACTGGCTATATTTCTTTGTACTGGTGCGAGCGCTAGGAACGTAGAAATCGGAAGCAGTCCAGAATACAGGAATACTCTTGATTGGGTATTTGTTGAACCTCAGAATCTTGAGGTTCAGTACTGCAGTTTCGTAAGTACTGTTGAAAGTAGAGTACATGAGTTTCAAAACTCGAATTCGAGATTTACTCTGTCTCCTGGAGAAAGAAACAGAAATATGCCACAAAATTTCCAGCCCACTTATAATAACGGGAGACCTCAACAGTTACCTCCGACTGTCTCCAGAGAAGACTCTTCAAAAGGGACATCTCCTGACATGAGGTCCAGGAGTTTTCTGGACGAACAATACATAACGCAGCAAAACACTTCCTACTATCAATCCTGTGTTACCCCATACGCAGATGCTGTAACCTCTTATCTTGAAGAAAATGGTCTTGACGATAAGTACGAGATATATCAAGCCGCTTTATCGTGGACCTGGGTATCCGATGAGACCCTGAACGGTGTAGATGAAAAATGGCTTACTCCAACAGAGTTTCTTGATGAAACCCCTGCATATTCCAGCAATCCGGATTATGGAGAGCCTGTCAGTGATTGTGAGGAACAGGCAAACACTCTTGCATCCCTGCTGATTGCTTCGGGAGAATATAATGAAAGTACCGTGCGTGTGGCTATAGGGAAAGTAGATTTTGGAAATACCAGTGGTGGGCACGCCTGGGTAGAAGTTTATGAAAACGGGGAATGGTTCCCACTTGACCCAACTGAAGGACCCTACTACGATGATGACAACTGCTCTATAGTATCTGCCGATGTATCAGACATCGATTATGATGAGTACCTGGAAAGTACATATCCGGCTGTAAGAGTCTGGTATTATTACAATAACAAGTACTTTATGGAAGTAGGAAAGCAGAACGGAGATGTTCCAGTGTTCTGGGCCGAACAACCGGAAAGTTATTCCGGAAAACAGAATGGAGATGCTCAAATGTTCAGAAACGAGCAGCTAGGAGGTTATCCGGACTGA
- a CDS encoding PKD domain-containing protein, with protein sequence MKNNSKSILKITISVFTVLMVLALLSQGVCAKCIVTKTPLGAGTPPATQRLTGGHNRIDYTAVAASRTDPRIVRFKDLSKGKETYIRWDFGDGTHKQGTKITSSLKYPVHKYSRTGFYISCLTIKCKGYNGKLWVHKNIVIR encoded by the coding sequence ATGAAAAATAATAGTAAGTCTATACTGAAAATAACAATATCTGTTTTTACCGTATTAATGGTACTAGCTTTATTGTCTCAAGGAGTCTGTGCAAAATGTATTGTAACCAAGACTCCTCTAGGTGCAGGAACTCCTCCGGCAACGCAACGTCTAACCGGCGGACATAATCGTATTGATTATACGGCGGTAGCCGCTTCGCGTACTGATCCAAGAATAGTACGATTTAAGGATTTATCAAAAGGTAAAGAGACATACATCAGATGGGACTTTGGAGATGGAACCCATAAACAAGGAACAAAAATTACTTCATCACTAAAATATCCGGTTCACAAGTATTCAAGAACTGGTTTTTATATTAGTTGTCTGACTATAAAATGCAAGGGGTATAATGGAAAACTGTGGGTTCATAAAAATATTGTTATTAGATAA
- a CDS encoding acyltransferase family protein: MTEKIYYLDGLRGVAAINVMIMHFFIILVPAMIYSDRMPSHMGNIEQIFSSTPLGLIGAGNFSVCIFFVLSGYVLTQKYFKNRDKKIIISGAMRRYIRLFVPVLVVTILSFLLASTGVFHYYIETVMVSGNNNYDNYWTFTPDIVDAVKQALWGSFFTGDDTYNPVLWTMTTEFYGSMLVFAMALLFGVKRNRWTFYLAASVLFFNSYYFAFIIGMGFADMFNSKTSIFKTDIFKTDNKIILSVILFSGLFLGSYPIGTVTNDSLYAFLNNGLFEIPKLTYHILGAGMILYVLLNSQWMQKVFSSPVPVFLGKISYSLYLIHFLIISSFTCALFLALHQILPYWIAVFISCFLSVLLIIPLSYLFYKYVDMTGIELSKAFYNRVVDPFISSISRNTKQKQISSTIFGIYNKLFK, translated from the coding sequence ATGACCGAGAAGATATACTATCTTGATGGGCTGCGTGGCGTAGCTGCGATTAATGTGATGATAATGCATTTCTTCATTATATTAGTCCCGGCGATGATTTATAGTGATCGTATGCCTTCACATATGGGAAATATTGAACAGATTTTCTCGAGTACACCCCTGGGATTAATTGGTGCCGGGAATTTTTCGGTCTGCATTTTCTTTGTTCTCAGTGGCTATGTATTAACCCAAAAATACTTTAAAAACAGGGACAAAAAAATAATTATAAGCGGCGCAATGCGCCGATATATCCGGTTGTTTGTTCCGGTGTTGGTAGTAACAATATTATCGTTTTTACTGGCATCAACTGGGGTATTCCATTACTATATTGAAACCGTAATGGTTTCTGGAAATAATAATTACGACAACTACTGGACTTTTACTCCAGACATTGTCGATGCGGTTAAGCAAGCGTTGTGGGGATCATTTTTTACAGGAGACGATACATATAATCCGGTTTTATGGACAATGACAACAGAATTTTATGGGTCTATGCTTGTTTTCGCAATGGCCTTACTGTTCGGAGTGAAACGGAACCGTTGGACATTCTACCTTGCTGCATCAGTGCTTTTCTTCAATTCTTACTATTTTGCCTTTATTATAGGTATGGGATTTGCTGACATGTTCAACAGTAAAACCTCGATATTTAAAACCGATATATTTAAAACCGATAACAAAATAATATTATCTGTTATACTGTTTTCAGGATTATTTCTCGGGTCGTATCCTATAGGCACTGTAACAAACGATTCATTATACGCTTTTCTCAATAACGGTCTCTTTGAGATCCCAAAGTTGACATATCATATCCTGGGCGCCGGCATGATTCTGTATGTCTTATTGAACAGCCAATGGATGCAAAAAGTATTTTCCTCTCCAGTGCCAGTGTTTCTCGGAAAAATATCCTATTCGCTGTACCTGATACATTTCCTGATAATAAGCAGTTTTACCTGCGCACTGTTCCTCGCACTGCACCAGATATTGCCATACTGGATAGCTGTTTTTATTTCGTGTTTTTTGTCTGTATTATTAATAATACCCTTGAGCTATTTGTTTTACAAGTACGTCGACATGACGGGCATAGAACTCTCAAAGGCCTTTTATAACAGGGTGGTTGATCCTTTCATATCCAGCATCTCGAGGAACACAAAACAAAAACAGATCTCAAGCACGATTTTCGGAATATACAATAAATTATTTAAATAA
- a CDS encoding DEAD/DEAH box helicase family protein, with the protein MQEKLLDLPKLKKNGLRDWQITAISNLEKSFKGNRPKALIQMATVSGKTILP; encoded by the coding sequence TTGCAGGAAAAGCTACTGGATCTTCCCAAATTGAAGAAAAATGGTTTGCGTGATTGGCAGATAACTGCGATTTCAAATCTTGAGAAATCTTTTAAGGGCAACCGCCCAAAAGCTCTTATCCAGATGGCAACAGTTTCGGGAAAAACTATATTGCCATAA
- a CDS encoding cupredoxin domain-containing protein: protein MKTKQIILLLMALSVIISGCLSSENEKDNGKKDREASGSSGGSQRQREVRTPVGMQEETWTPEKTETEGEMWTPEETGTQEEMGTQKEMVTQVDLDTPEEAEISGMTNEPEMEQTEIWTGEKGQAGANQPGETVPKSHLVRLKNYLMIPSSLKINLGDTVVWRNYQESSVLTMTSKKHLFEDQRLAYGNTLEYTFNESGSYNFSVKGYPKMQTTITVK from the coding sequence TTGAAAACAAAACAAATAATTTTACTCCTGATGGCCCTATCAGTAATAATATCAGGCTGCCTGAGCTCGGAAAACGAAAAGGATAATGGGAAAAAAGACCGAGAGGCAAGCGGCAGTTCAGGAGGTTCACAAAGACAAAGAGAAGTGAGAACGCCTGTAGGAATGCAGGAAGAAACGTGGACGCCGGAAAAGACGGAAACTGAAGGGGAAATGTGGACACCGGAAGAAACGGGAACACAGGAAGAAATGGGAACTCAGAAAGAAATGGTAACACAGGTAGATTTAGACACTCCAGAAGAAGCGGAAATTTCTGGAATGACTAATGAGCCTGAGATGGAGCAAACAGAAATCTGGACCGGGGAAAAGGGGCAAGCTGGAGCAAACCAGCCTGGTGAAACCGTACCGAAGTCACACCTTGTAAGGCTTAAGAATTATCTTATGATCCCTTCAAGCCTGAAAATTAATCTCGGAGATACAGTTGTTTGGAGGAACTACCAGGAATCCAGTGTTCTTACCATGACCAGCAAGAAGCACCTTTTCGAGGACCAAAGGCTTGCATATGGAAATACTCTGGAGTACACGTTCAATGAGTCAGGAAGCTACAATTTCAGTGTAAAAGGATATCCGAAAATGCAGACGACCATCACTGTAAAATAA
- a CDS encoding tRNA (guanine(10)-N(2))-dimethyltransferase: protein MTYKTIVEGTTKVSVPVPPPDATFPPSAAPVFYNPEMELNRDINVAATAAFVKRLLSRKELLREEVHYVDAFSASGIRGLRIAGEVGIHATMNDWSPEALELIKENIKINELEEKTLATRKSANVLLHKQKYHIVDLDPFGTPAPFLDAASASVRSMLSVTATDTAPLCGAHLKAGIRKYAAVPLNTEYHSEMGLRVLLGACARELAKHEKGMLPLLSHVTRHYVRAYLEILPGTKQTDRTLKSMGFSIHCPKCGFRGPVYGLAVHIEKECPVCGASTQIAGPLWLGPFREQAFCDEVISELEVHPLNTRDKAKKIITFCRDELDIPMFYDQHVICKELGASATGIEILIEALKANGFEASRTHFSGTSFRTDAPITEIKEIIRALSE, encoded by the coding sequence ATGACATATAAAACTATAGTCGAAGGCACAACAAAGGTTTCAGTTCCGGTACCGCCTCCGGATGCAACCTTCCCTCCCTCGGCAGCTCCGGTTTTTTATAATCCGGAGATGGAACTTAACCGCGATATTAATGTTGCAGCCACGGCTGCATTTGTGAAAAGGCTTCTTTCGAGAAAAGAACTTCTCAGGGAAGAAGTTCATTATGTGGACGCTTTTTCAGCGTCAGGAATAAGGGGACTTCGGATTGCAGGTGAAGTAGGGATCCATGCTACCATGAATGACTGGAGTCCTGAAGCACTCGAACTTATAAAGGAAAATATTAAAATTAACGAGCTTGAGGAAAAGACCCTGGCTACCCGTAAGAGTGCAAATGTGCTGCTTCACAAGCAAAAATACCATATCGTGGACCTCGACCCCTTTGGTACTCCTGCACCCTTCCTGGACGCGGCATCGGCCTCGGTCAGGAGTATGCTGTCGGTTACCGCAACAGATACGGCTCCCTTATGCGGGGCTCATCTGAAAGCCGGGATACGAAAATATGCGGCTGTACCTCTTAACACTGAATACCATAGTGAAATGGGGCTTCGAGTTCTCCTGGGAGCGTGTGCCAGAGAGCTTGCAAAGCATGAAAAAGGGATGTTACCTCTGCTTTCCCATGTGACACGCCACTATGTTCGCGCGTATCTTGAGATTCTCCCCGGAACAAAACAGACTGACCGAACTCTAAAATCAATGGGCTTTAGCATTCATTGCCCGAAATGCGGATTTCGAGGGCCTGTATACGGACTTGCAGTACATATAGAAAAAGAATGCCCTGTTTGCGGAGCTTCCACACAAATTGCAGGGCCTCTATGGCTTGGGCCATTCAGGGAACAGGCATTCTGTGATGAGGTTATTTCCGAACTTGAAGTGCATCCTCTAAACACAAGGGATAAAGCAAAAAAAATAATTACTTTCTGCAGGGATGAACTCGATATCCCGATGTTCTATGACCAACATGTGATCTGTAAAGAACTTGGAGCTTCTGCAACCGGAATAGAAATCCTGATAGAAGCCCTTAAAGCCAACGGATTTGAAGCATCAAGGACTCATTTCAGCGGTACTTCATTCCGAACCGATGCGCCTATTACAGAAATTAAGGAAATAATCAGGGCGCTTTCAGAGTGA
- a CDS encoding MarR family winged helix-turn-helix transcriptional regulator, translating into MSDENPEKLFLQEKPTRALLFIGSMGKTYASVISKEIDSTFAHTTRILAKMEQCGLIRFTSEGRIKFVELTEYGREVEAALKEFRDLIEEEPLKDKNEEFQDTGPENEEAAENEGGKEPEQVEELDPLSAEIFEKIQKLRNKIESIHRDAIEQRDSKDTISRKLGPYSRDIKKLQNQIERAESPINETVISALEESEKLLEAYLRS; encoded by the coding sequence ATGTCCGACGAAAATCCAGAAAAGTTATTTTTGCAGGAAAAACCCACTCGTGCGCTATTGTTTATAGGCTCAATGGGGAAGACCTATGCGTCTGTTATTTCTAAAGAGATAGACTCCACCTTTGCTCATACAACAAGGATCCTCGCGAAAATGGAACAGTGCGGACTTATAAGATTCACATCTGAAGGGCGGATAAAGTTTGTTGAACTTACAGAATACGGAAGAGAGGTTGAAGCTGCTCTTAAAGAGTTCAGGGATTTAATTGAAGAGGAGCCTTTGAAGGATAAGAACGAGGAGTTCCAGGATACAGGTCCTGAAAATGAAGAAGCTGCAGAAAATGAAGGCGGTAAAGAACCTGAACAGGTAGAAGAGCTTGACCCTCTGAGCGCTGAAATTTTTGAGAAGATTCAAAAACTCAGAAACAAAATCGAAAGTATACATAGGGACGCAATAGAGCAGAGAGATAGTAAGGATACGATTTCTCGGAAACTTGGCCCTTATAGTCGGGATATTAAAAAACTCCAGAACCAGATTGAAAGGGCAGAAAGCCCCATTAATGAGACTGTAATCTCAGCTCTGGAAGAAAGTGAAAAGCTTCTGGAAGCTTACCTCAGGAGCTGA
- a CDS encoding DUF2110 family protein, whose amino-acid sequence MMKVVTLQHIYGKNRERMAGLLKTLVENELKDLEVKFEISITPENWAEFILEGEDEEVSANLLTSRYGTPAKKAEPGKVYMGFLQAFGEDAFLVNIGVPVKVETEELKALGSGKPKQLASRFGLIPHLPAEVEVIEANKNLKARFTKKQLDIWWSWIKAATDRVTVNGATRSEIKSAIKKTGHGRDIYEIERLGLLEHTIVCREKTDGPGIVAAIGPRLKSEMGVVIGTSR is encoded by the coding sequence ATGATGAAAGTTGTAACCCTCCAGCATATTTACGGAAAGAACCGGGAAAGAATGGCTGGACTTTTGAAAACTCTGGTTGAGAACGAATTGAAAGACCTTGAAGTAAAATTTGAGATTTCCATTACCCCTGAAAACTGGGCCGAGTTCATCCTTGAAGGCGAGGATGAGGAAGTGTCTGCAAATCTGCTGACCTCCAGATATGGGACGCCTGCAAAGAAAGCTGAACCTGGAAAGGTTTATATGGGATTTCTCCAGGCTTTCGGAGAGGACGCTTTTCTGGTCAATATTGGAGTGCCTGTAAAAGTTGAAACCGAAGAACTGAAAGCTCTGGGCAGCGGAAAGCCAAAACAGCTTGCATCGAGATTCGGTCTCATACCCCATTTGCCGGCTGAGGTTGAGGTTATTGAGGCTAATAAGAATTTAAAAGCTCGTTTCACCAAAAAACAGCTTGATATCTGGTGGAGCTGGATAAAGGCAGCTACTGATAGGGTAACTGTTAACGGGGCAACCCGCTCGGAAATCAAAAGCGCAATTAAAAAAACAGGTCATGGAAGGGACATTTACGAAATCGAGCGCCTTGGGCTTCTGGAACATACAATCGTGTGCCGAGAAAAAACCGACGGGCCTGGTATAGTTGCAGCAATAGGACCTCGTCTGAAATCCGAGATGGGAGTCGTAATCGGAACTTCTCGCTGA